One genomic segment of Synechocystis sp. LKSZ1 includes these proteins:
- a CDS encoding cupin domain-containing protein yields the protein MQPIINLCLWLAGAFCSPSPFYVQTPPTVIRPESKPWFSPPNNPLVQGAWLIGAENQAGPYLLRVRLQSGGQIPPHTHPDERITTVLQGTLYVGFGQQFEAENMMVVPAGAVYIAPANTSHYVWAKEGEVIYQETGTGPTATHFLK from the coding sequence ATGCAACCGATTATCAACCTTTGTCTCTGGTTGGCGGGGGCCTTTTGTAGTCCCAGTCCCTTCTATGTCCAAACCCCGCCTACCGTTATCCGGCCCGAGAGCAAACCCTGGTTTAGTCCCCCTAACAATCCTCTAGTCCAAGGGGCCTGGCTGATCGGGGCTGAAAACCAAGCGGGGCCCTACCTCCTGCGCGTGCGACTACAATCCGGGGGCCAGATTCCGCCCCATACCCATCCCGATGAACGGATCACGACGGTCCTGCAAGGAACGCTCTATGTCGGCTTTGGTCAACAATTTGAGGCGGAAAACATGATGGTGGTGCCGGCCGGTGCCGTTTATATCGCCCCTGCCAATACGTCCCATTACGTCTGGGCCAAGGAAGGAGAGGTGATTTATCAAGAAACGGGGACGGGCCCGACAGCGACTCATTTTCTCAAATAA
- a CDS encoding quinone-dependent dihydroorotate dehydrogenase: MFSSARPLYPWILRITRHQPEAGHRLLLQILQGLDHFNRGGGGWLLEQVEQSFSYRDPRLSQSLWGLTFPNILGLAAGCDKDGEAAALWPALGFGFAELGAVTQHPQPGNPTPRLFRLPADQAVLNRLGANNGGAVALAQRLADTWQYYPRSIPIGINLCKSKITPLEQAADDYQASFLALQNVADYFVVNVSSPNTPGLRSLQTTEELAKILAALQSVNTQPKPLLVKISPDLDWPDLDSIINLAQRYHLSGLVATNTTIGRTGLKTQILPETQRSLQQEAGGISGQPLRQRSTEVIRYLYQKTQGQLPIIGIGGIFSAEDAWEKIQAGASLLQFYTGWIYQGPWCVKDILAGLSRKLDQQGLKQIQAVIGQKT; this comes from the coding sequence ATGTTTAGTTCTGCCCGTCCTTTGTACCCTTGGATTCTCCGCATCACCCGTCACCAACCGGAGGCGGGCCATCGCCTACTGTTGCAAATCCTTCAGGGCCTCGACCACTTCAACCGAGGCGGGGGCGGCTGGCTCCTAGAGCAAGTAGAGCAATCTTTTTCCTACCGTGATCCTCGCCTGAGTCAATCTCTCTGGGGTTTGACCTTCCCCAACATCCTTGGCCTAGCGGCGGGCTGTGACAAGGATGGCGAAGCGGCGGCCCTCTGGCCAGCCCTGGGTTTCGGCTTTGCAGAACTCGGCGCAGTGACTCAGCATCCCCAACCCGGTAATCCCACCCCTCGTTTGTTTCGCTTACCGGCGGATCAAGCTGTTTTGAACCGTTTAGGGGCCAATAATGGCGGGGCGGTGGCTCTGGCCCAGCGTCTGGCTGACACCTGGCAATATTATCCCCGTTCAATTCCCATTGGCATTAATCTTTGTAAGTCTAAAATCACCCCCCTGGAACAGGCTGCTGACGATTATCAGGCCAGCTTCCTGGCCCTGCAAAACGTTGCCGATTATTTTGTGGTTAACGTCAGTTCTCCCAATACGCCCGGTTTGCGGAGCCTCCAGACCACGGAAGAATTAGCAAAAATCTTAGCGGCCCTGCAGAGCGTCAATACTCAACCCAAACCCCTCTTGGTCAAAATTTCCCCCGACCTGGATTGGCCCGATCTCGACTCTATTATTAACCTGGCCCAGCGTTATCATCTTTCGGGCCTGGTAGCCACCAATACGACCATTGGACGCACTGGCCTGAAAACCCAAATCCTGCCGGAGACCCAGCGCTCCCTACAGCAGGAAGCCGGGGGCATCAGCGGTCAGCCCCTCCGCCAACGCTCCACCGAAGTGATTCGTTATCTCTATCAAAAAACCCAAGGCCAGTTGCCGATTATTGGCATTGGGGGCATTTTTTCTGCGGAGGATGCCTGGGAAAAGATTCAAGCTGGGGCTAGTTTATTGCAATTCTATACGGGCTGGATTTACCAAGGCCCTTGGTGCGTGAAGGATATTTTGGCCGGTCTGAGTCGGAAGTTAGACCAACAGGGCCTAAAGCAGATTCAAGCGGTTATCGGGCAAAAGACCTAG
- a CDS encoding DUF2470 domain-containing protein translates to MADPLSPAISDRICRHMNEDHAEAVALYARVFAQLASVESAQMLAIDPDGMDLQAVVEGTPQTVRVAFDHPLQDSEDAHQTLIAMVKQARTRIS, encoded by the coding sequence ATGGCCGACCCTCTCTCCCCTGCAATTAGCGACCGTATCTGTCGCCACATGAACGAAGACCATGCCGAAGCGGTGGCCCTCTACGCCCGGGTCTTTGCCCAGTTAGCCTCCGTTGAATCGGCCCAAATGCTAGCCATTGATCCCGACGGGATGGATCTTCAAGCCGTTGTTGAAGGAACACCGCAAACCGTCCGAGTTGCCTTTGACCATCCCCTCCAGGATTCAGAAGATGCCCACCAGACTCTGATTGCTATGGTGAAGCAGGCTCGTACTCGAATTTCTTAA
- a CDS encoding DUF3067 family protein: MTGPELRQLLLDKWGYSYDIQLRRVRGQIFLQVMWKYLEQASFPLSEEDYLAHLSTIADYLQAWGSGDQVKRFCQQTKERPRLGKAVNIPLDLGGRAVEWILEER, translated from the coding sequence ATGACTGGCCCAGAACTTCGCCAACTTCTGCTCGATAAATGGGGGTACTCCTACGATATCCAACTCCGTAGAGTGAGGGGCCAAATTTTTTTACAGGTCATGTGGAAATACCTTGAACAGGCCTCCTTTCCCCTTTCGGAAGAGGATTACCTGGCCCATCTCAGTACTATTGCCGACTACCTCCAGGCCTGGGGTAGTGGCGACCAAGTCAAACGTTTCTGCCAGCAGACCAAAGAGCGACCGCGTTTGGGCAAAGCCGTTAATATTCCTTTGGATTTAGGGGGCCGGGCCGTGGAATGGATTCTAGAAGAGCGCTAG
- a CDS encoding response regulator transcription factor — protein MTTEKIRLVLVEDDDLICLGLRSALATHPAIEWLAEAHTGEAGLAAIQATQPDVAIVDIGLPDMDGIELTKQIKQLPLPVTPKVLILTLNTQEEAVLAAFSAGADSYCMKDIRLELLLEALKATHLGQAWIDPAIAGVVLAQARSTRLPSTDAEVLSYPLTERELEVLQLIVDGLSNAAIADKLFITVGTVKTHVRNILNKLCADDRTQAAVRALRAGLVG, from the coding sequence ATGACGACAGAAAAAATTCGCTTAGTTCTCGTAGAAGATGATGACCTCATTTGCCTGGGCCTGCGGTCGGCCTTGGCGACCCACCCTGCCATTGAATGGTTGGCCGAGGCTCACACCGGAGAGGCCGGCCTAGCGGCCATTCAAGCCACCCAGCCCGATGTGGCCATTGTAGACATCGGCTTACCGGACATGGACGGCATTGAATTAACCAAACAGATTAAGCAACTGCCCCTGCCGGTTACGCCCAAGGTGCTGATCTTAACCCTCAACACCCAGGAAGAAGCCGTGTTAGCGGCCTTTAGCGCCGGGGCCGATTCCTACTGCATGAAGGATATTCGATTAGAGCTATTACTCGAGGCCCTCAAGGCCACCCACCTGGGGCAGGCCTGGATTGATCCCGCTATTGCTGGGGTGGTACTGGCCCAGGCCCGGAGTACCCGCCTGCCCTCCACCGATGCGGAGGTTCTTTCCTATCCCTTGACTGAGCGAGAATTAGAGGTCTTGCAGTTAATTGTGGATGGCCTGAGCAATGCCGCCATTGCCGACAAACTGTTTATTACTGTCGGCACCGTGAAAACCCACGTCCGCAATATCTTGAATAAACTTTGTGCCGATGACCGAACTCAGGCCGCCGTCCGGGCCCTGCGGGCCGGCTTAGTCGGCTAG